In the genome of Nocardioides sp. NBC_00368, the window ACCGGTGAGCGCGAACCCGGCGACCACGGCCGCGGCGGCCGCGACACCGGCACCACCCGCGACCGTACGTCCCACCGGATCGCCCAGCACCCAGTCCCTGACCCGCCCGAAGAAGAGCACGACACCGCCCTTGGCGGCGACACCGCCACCGACGGCGAGGTAGCCCGCCCCCGCGGCGCCGAGCAGAGCCGGAGCGAGCCAAGCACCCATCCCGGAGTTGACCTCGGTGAGCTCGAGGTAGATCGCGGTGCACGGACGGCAGTCCTGCAGGTGGTCGTCGACCTTCTTCGAGTCGCGCTTGGACAGGCCGTTGCGGATGTAGGCGCCCAGGTTGGCGCGGGTGGTGGCGCAGGCCTCCTCGACGGCGTCCTGCGCGTGCATCGAGATGAAGGCCTGCTTGAGGCCCTCCCGGGCCCGGTAGGCGAGTGCGGAGACCGAGTTGGCGGACATGCCGAGCATCGGCGCGATCTCGGCGGGCTTCTGGCCCTCGACCTCGGTGTGCCACAGCACCTGCTGCCAGCGCTCGGGAAGCTGCTGGAACGCCTTCGCGGCCGCCTGGTTGTCGAAGCCCGACACCGCGGTGTCCTCGAAGGGCACCCCCGGGTCGAAGGGCGTCAGGTCGTCGGTGGTCGTGAGCTTCGAGGCGGCCCGGATCTTGTCCACGTGCAGCCGGCGCAGCGACGTCAGCAGGTAGGCGCGGAACGCCAGGTCGGGGCCACCGCCCCTCTGCAGCACGTTGAGCACCTTGGAGAACGCCTCGGAGACGAGATCGTCGGCGTCTCCCGGCGACACCAGCTGACGAGCGAGGCGGCGGGCGGCCTCGACATGGCGCTCGAACAGCGTCCCGTACGCATCCAGGTCACCACCGCGGACGGCGGTGATCAGCTCGGCGTCGCCAGGGGCGTCGAGGGTAGGTAGAGGGGTGGGGGTCGTTTCGCTCACGGCACCAGAGACGTTAGAAGGACGGAGGTATGACGCGGGTTGCGCCGACGGGAGACATGCGTTGTGCTAACGACTGCGGCGGCCGGCACGTCACGCCTCCTTCCCGGGATCGGACAACAAGTTTCGAGAAACCCGGAAAAGGTGGGTCTCTATCGCGTCATGCTCACCGATTTCGCCCGTCACGTCCACGTGAGCGCGCAGGAGATCGGCGCGCGCACCACTGTATCCATCACCCGACGATTTCGAACGAGGAACCACAGCAACGCCTGGAAACACGAGGAAAGAGGTGAGTCGTGCGGCTGTTCTCCCGGGGTTGGCGTGCGCGTGCGTCCACCCCGCCTGAGTCCACGGAGCTCTCCGATGAGCAGCGGGCGGCGCTCCCGCCGCGGTTCGAGGCCGTCGCCGAGGCGCTGGCCGAGCGGAGCAGCTACGTCGCCGAGGCCTGCTGGGTGGTCGGTCATGACCTCGCCGAGATCGGTGTACCGCTCGGGGAGAGCCTCGAGGACCTCCGGGCGACGACCCAGACCGTCCACAGCCGTGACCCGGCCTTCGCCGAGGTGCACGCACTCTCCGTCGCCTGGAGCGAGGCGACGCTCGGCTATCTGCACACCATCTCCTGCGCCGACCCGCTCACCGGTCTCTCCACCCTGGCGCACGTACGCGAGCGCATCTCCGATCTCTACCGCGAGGCCAAGGCGTGCAGCCACGCGCTGGTCGTCACCGACGCCCACGTCCCGGGCACCCGCGGGAAGACCGACAGCATCGCCACCGCCCGCCGGATGTCGCTGCTGGGCCAGACGGCCCGCACGGTCTTCGCCGGCGCGGCCGCCGTCGGACAGGTCGGTCACAGCCGGATGGTCGTGGTGGCCCCGCGCGACGAGACGCTGGTCAAGAGGCTCGGCCTCCTCAAGCGGATGGTCGAGCACAGCGCCGACCGGATCTGGATCGAGGGGCTTCCGGAGAACGACAGGTCCGCCGGCTTCCTGCTCGACGAGCTCGCCCGCGGAGCCTCGTAATACCTGGAAACAGCACGGTCCGGCGGCGCTAAGGTGAACGTATGTGCGGTCGTTACGCGTCCAGCCGCCAACCCGACGAGCTGGCCGAGGAGTTCGAGATCGATGAGCTGCGCCTGCAGGAGCCGCTCACCGAGAGCTACAACGTGGCTCCGACCGACCAGGTCTACGCCGTCCTCGAGCGCCCGCCCCACCAGGAGAACGCCACCACCGAGCGCCAGCTCCGCTCCGTACGTTGGGGCCTGGTTCCCTCTTGGGCCAAGGACGTCAAGATCGGCAACCGGATGATCAATGCCCGGATGGAGACGGTGGGCGAGAAGCCCGCCTACCGCCGGGCCTTCGCCAAGCGCCGCTGCCTGCTGCCCGCCGACGGCTACTTCGAGTGGTACGCCACCGACGCGAAGGACGCCAAGGGCAAGCCCCGCAAGCAGCCCTACTTCATCACGCCGAAGGACGGGGGAGTGCTGGCGAT includes:
- a CDS encoding SOS response-associated peptidase, translated to MCGRYASSRQPDELAEEFEIDELRLQEPLTESYNVAPTDQVYAVLERPPHQENATTERQLRSVRWGLVPSWAKDVKIGNRMINARMETVGEKPAYRRAFAKRRCLLPADGYFEWYATDAKDAKGKPRKQPYFITPKDGGVLAMAGLYELWPDPAKDEDDPSRWLWSCTVITTEAEDSLGRIHDRMPLMVERERWDQWLDPTRPGDVDLLTPAAPGRLEAYPVSTLVSNVRNNGHELIEPLPLEETW